The following coding sequences lie in one Cronobacter universalis NCTC 9529 genomic window:
- a CDS encoding type II toxin-antitoxin system Phd/YefM family antitoxin, whose protein sequence is MRTMNYSEARQQLASALESAAAGTPVTITRRGHKSAVIISAEEFERYQAAKLDAEFAEIMAVHGNEIRELADK, encoded by the coding sequence ATGCGTACCATGAACTATAGCGAAGCGAGACAGCAGCTGGCTTCTGCGCTGGAATCAGCGGCGGCCGGGACGCCAGTCACCATTACCCGCCGTGGCCATAAATCAGCGGTGATCATTAGCGCAGAAGAATTCGAGCGTTATCAGGCCGCGAAGCTGGATGCGGAATTTGCGGAGATCATGGCTGTGCACGGTAATGAAATCAGGGAGCTTGCGGATAAATAA
- the ugpA gene encoding sn-glycerol-3-phosphate ABC transporter permease UgpA, with protein sequence MSSSRPVFRSGWLPYALLAPQLIITVIFFIWPAGEALWYSVQSIDPFGLSSQFVGLANFTQLFHDSYYLDSFWTTIKFSALVTVSGLLISLFFAALVDYVVRGSRFYQTLMLLPYAVAPAIAAVLWIFLFNPGRGLITHVLEQMGYYWNHSQNSGQAMFLVVFASVWKQISYNFLFFFAALQSIPRSLVEAAAIDGAGPVRRFFKLSLPLIAPVSFFLLVVNLVYAFFDTFPVIDAATAGGPVQATTTLIYKIYREGFAGLDLSTSAAQSVVLMALVIILTVVQFRYVESKVRYQ encoded by the coding sequence ATGTCATCATCCCGTCCGGTGTTTCGTTCAGGCTGGCTGCCCTATGCGTTACTGGCGCCGCAGCTGATTATCACCGTCATCTTTTTTATCTGGCCTGCGGGCGAGGCGCTCTGGTACTCCGTACAGAGCATCGATCCGTTCGGGCTATCGAGCCAGTTTGTCGGGCTGGCGAATTTTACCCAGCTGTTTCACGACAGCTACTACCTGGATTCCTTCTGGACCACCATTAAATTCAGCGCGCTGGTGACCGTCAGCGGGCTGCTGATATCGCTGTTTTTCGCGGCCCTCGTGGATTACGTGGTGCGCGGCAGCCGTTTTTACCAGACGTTGATGCTGCTGCCCTACGCCGTCGCGCCCGCCATCGCCGCCGTGCTGTGGATCTTCCTCTTTAATCCCGGACGCGGGCTCATTACCCATGTGCTTGAGCAGATGGGCTACTACTGGAACCACTCGCAAAACAGCGGCCAGGCGATGTTCCTGGTGGTGTTCGCCTCGGTCTGGAAGCAAATCAGCTACAACTTTCTGTTTTTCTTCGCGGCGTTGCAGTCGATCCCGCGCTCGCTGGTCGAGGCGGCCGCCATCGACGGCGCAGGCCCGGTGCGCCGCTTCTTTAAGCTGTCGCTGCCGCTTATCGCGCCGGTGAGCTTTTTCCTGTTGGTGGTGAATCTGGTCTACGCCTTTTTCGACACCTTCCCGGTTATCGACGCCGCCACCGCGGGCGGGCCGGTGCAGGCCACCACCACGCTTATCTACAAGATTTACCGCGAAGGGTTCGCCGGGCTGGATCTCTCCACCTCCGCCGCGCAGTCGGTGGTGCTGATGGCGCTGGTGATTATTCTCACCGTGGTGCAGTTCCGCTATGTGGAAAGTAAGGTGCGTTACCAATGA
- a CDS encoding branched-chain amino acid ABC transporter substrate-binding protein — MKMKGKALLAGAIALAMSSMAMAEDIKIAVVGAMSGPVAQYGDQEFTGAEQAVADINAKGGIKGNKLVITKYDDACDPKQAVAVANKVVNDGVKYVIGHLCSSSTQPASDIYEDEGILMITPAATAPELTARGYQLILRTTGLDSDQGPTAAKYILDKVKPKRIAIIHDKQQYGEGLARAVQDGLKKGGANVVFFDGITAGEKDFSTLVARLKKENIDFVYYGGYHPEMGQILRQARSAGLKTQFMGPEGVANVSLSNIAGDSAEGMLVTKPKNYDQVPANKPIVDAIKAKKQDPSGAFVWTTYAALQSLAAGLNQSEDPAAIAKYLKANSVDTVMGPLSWDSKGDLKGFEFGVFTWHANGTATDAK, encoded by the coding sequence ATGAAAATGAAGGGCAAAGCGTTACTGGCAGGCGCAATTGCGCTGGCGATGAGCAGCATGGCGATGGCGGAAGATATTAAAATTGCCGTTGTGGGCGCCATGTCTGGCCCGGTAGCGCAGTATGGCGACCAGGAGTTCACCGGCGCCGAGCAGGCGGTGGCAGATATCAACGCCAAAGGCGGCATCAAAGGCAACAAGCTGGTTATCACCAAATACGACGACGCCTGCGACCCGAAACAAGCGGTGGCGGTAGCGAACAAAGTGGTGAATGACGGCGTGAAATATGTCATCGGCCACCTGTGCTCCTCTTCCACCCAGCCGGCGTCTGATATTTATGAAGACGAAGGCATTCTGATGATTACGCCAGCGGCGACGGCGCCGGAGCTGACCGCGCGCGGTTATCAGCTGATCCTGCGCACCACCGGTCTGGATTCCGATCAGGGCCCGACCGCCGCGAAATACATTCTTGATAAAGTGAAGCCGAAGCGCATCGCTATCATTCATGACAAACAGCAGTACGGCGAAGGCCTGGCCCGCGCGGTGCAGGACGGCCTGAAGAAAGGCGGCGCGAACGTGGTCTTCTTTGACGGTATTACCGCGGGCGAAAAAGATTTCTCCACGCTGGTGGCGCGCCTGAAGAAAGAAAATATCGATTTCGTTTACTACGGCGGCTATCACCCGGAAATGGGCCAGATCCTGCGCCAGGCGCGTTCCGCGGGCCTGAAAACCCAGTTTATGGGCCCGGAAGGCGTGGCGAACGTGTCGCTGTCTAACATCGCGGGCGATTCCGCCGAAGGCATGTTAGTCACCAAGCCGAAGAACTACGATCAGGTGCCGGCGAACAAACCGATTGTGGACGCTATCAAGGCGAAGAAACAGGATCCGAGCGGCGCGTTCGTGTGGACCACCTACGCCGCGCTGCAGTCGCTGGCTGCGGGTCTGAATCAGAGCGAGGATCCGGCGGCCATCGCCAAATACCTGAAAGCGAACTCCGTCGATACCGTGATGGGCCCGCTCTCCTGGGATTCGAAAGGCGATCTGAAAGGGTTTGAATTCGGCGTGTTTACCTGGCATGCCAATGGTACCGCGACCGACGCCAAATAA
- the livH gene encoding high-affinity branched-chain amino acid ABC transporter permease LivH, with protein sequence MSEQFLYFLQQMFNGVTLGSTYALIAIGYTMVYGIIGMINFAHGEVYMIGSYVSFMIIAALMMMGIDASWLLVGAAFIGAIVVSSAYGWSIERVAYRPVRSSKRLIALISAIGMSIFLQNYVSLTQGSRDVALPSLFNGQWTIGSSENFAASITTMQLVIWVVTFIAMLALTLFIRYSRMGRACRACAEDLKMASLLGINTDRVIALTFVIGAAMAAVAGVLLGQFYGVINPYIGFMAGMKAFTAAVLGGIGSIPGAMIGGLILGVTESLCSAYLSTEYKDVVSFALLIGVLLVMPTGILGRPEVEKV encoded by the coding sequence ATGTCCGAGCAGTTTCTCTATTTTCTGCAGCAGATGTTTAACGGCGTCACGCTGGGCAGTACTTACGCGCTGATCGCCATCGGCTATACCATGGTTTACGGCATTATCGGCATGATCAACTTCGCCCACGGCGAGGTGTATATGATTGGCAGCTATGTGTCATTCATGATCATCGCCGCGCTGATGATGATGGGCATCGACGCCAGCTGGCTGCTGGTCGGCGCCGCGTTTATCGGCGCGATTGTCGTCTCCAGCGCCTACGGATGGAGCATCGAGCGCGTGGCGTATCGCCCCGTGCGCAGCTCCAAACGCCTGATTGCGCTGATCTCCGCCATCGGGATGTCTATCTTCCTGCAAAACTACGTCAGCCTGACGCAGGGCTCGCGCGACGTCGCGCTCCCGAGCCTCTTTAACGGCCAGTGGACCATCGGCAGCAGCGAAAACTTCGCGGCCAGCATCACCACCATGCAGCTGGTTATCTGGGTCGTGACCTTTATCGCAATGCTCGCGCTCACCCTGTTTATCCGTTACTCCCGCATGGGCCGCGCCTGTCGCGCCTGTGCCGAAGATCTGAAAATGGCGAGCCTGCTTGGGATTAACACCGATCGCGTTATCGCGCTGACCTTTGTGATTGGCGCGGCGATGGCGGCGGTGGCGGGCGTGCTGCTCGGCCAGTTCTATGGCGTGATTAACCCCTACATCGGCTTTATGGCCGGGATGAAAGCCTTCACCGCGGCGGTGCTGGGCGGCATCGGCAGTATTCCGGGCGCGATGATAGGCGGCCTGATCCTGGGCGTGACCGAATCGCTCTGCTCGGCGTATCTGAGCACGGAATATAAAGATGTGGTGTCGTTTGCCCTGTTGATCGGCGTCTTGCTGGTGATGCCGACCGGTATTCTGGGCCGCCCGGAGGTAGAAAAAGTATGA
- the livG gene encoding high-affinity branched-chain amino acid ABC transporter ATP-binding protein LivG — MSQPLLSVSGLMMRFGGLLAVNNVSLELREREIVSLIGPNGAGKTTVFNCLTGFYKPTGGTIMLRDQHLEGLPGQQIARMGVVRTFQHVRLFREMTVIENLLVAQHQQLKSGLFSGLLKTPAFRRAHSEALDRAATWLERINLLQHANRQAGNLAYGDQRRLEIARCMVTQPAILMLDEPAAGLNPKETKELDELIVELRNHHNTTILLIEHDMKLVMGISDRIYVVNQGTPLANGTPEQIRNNPDVIRAYLGEA; from the coding sequence ATGAGTCAGCCTTTATTATCGGTAAGCGGCCTGATGATGCGCTTTGGCGGCCTGCTTGCCGTCAACAATGTCTCTCTTGAGCTGCGCGAGCGTGAAATCGTCTCGCTGATTGGCCCGAACGGGGCCGGCAAGACCACGGTGTTCAACTGCCTGACCGGCTTCTATAAACCGACCGGCGGCACCATTATGCTGCGCGACCAGCATCTCGAAGGGCTGCCGGGCCAGCAGATCGCCCGGATGGGCGTGGTGCGCACCTTCCAGCACGTACGTCTGTTCCGTGAAATGACGGTGATTGAAAACCTGCTGGTGGCGCAACACCAGCAGCTAAAATCCGGGCTGTTTTCCGGCCTGCTGAAAACCCCGGCGTTTCGCCGCGCGCACAGCGAGGCGCTCGATCGCGCCGCTACCTGGCTTGAGCGTATCAACCTGTTGCAGCACGCCAACCGCCAGGCGGGCAACCTGGCGTATGGCGACCAGCGCCGTCTGGAGATCGCCCGCTGTATGGTGACGCAGCCTGCGATCCTGATGCTTGACGAACCGGCGGCGGGCCTGAACCCGAAAGAGACCAAAGAGCTGGACGAACTGATTGTCGAGCTGCGCAACCATCACAACACGACCATTCTGCTGATTGAGCACGACATGAAACTGGTGATGGGCATTTCGGACCGTATTTACGTGGTAAACCAGGGGACGCCGCTTGCCAACGGCACGCCGGAGCAGATCCGCAACAACCCCGACGTGATTCGCGCATACCTGGGTGAGGCATAA
- a CDS encoding type II toxin-antitoxin system death-on-curing family toxin, which translates to MTIHFISAEEIIRFHDRLLQVTPGVTGMPDPGRAEALMYRVLNKYEYEGVNDIWLLAAMHLLAVARGHIFNDDNKRTALFITLLFLKRNGIDVAANPGFVEMTVNAAAGRLSLEEIAAQLRA; encoded by the coding sequence ATGACGATTCATTTTATCTCAGCGGAAGAGATAATCCGTTTCCATGACCGTCTGTTGCAGGTCACGCCGGGGGTTACCGGTATGCCTGATCCAGGGCGGGCCGAAGCGCTGATGTACCGCGTGCTCAACAAATATGAGTATGAGGGCGTTAATGATATCTGGCTGCTGGCGGCCATGCATTTGCTGGCGGTTGCGCGCGGCCATATTTTTAACGACGATAACAAGCGTACGGCGCTATTCATCACGCTGTTGTTTCTTAAGCGAAACGGCATTGATGTGGCGGCCAATCCGGGTTTCGTTGAGATGACCGTCAACGCGGCGGCAGGACGTCTGTCGCTGGAAGAGATTGCTGCTCAGCTTCGCGCTTAA
- the ugpB gene encoding sn-glycerol-3-phosphate ABC transporter substrate-binding protein UgpB gives MTASLRRTAICVALGWALSSQAMAATTIPFWHSMEGELGKEVNSLAQRFNEAHPEYKIEPVYKGNYEQSLAAGIAAFRTGNAPAILQVYEVGTATMMASKAIKPVYEVFNDAGIKFDESQFVPTVAGYYTDAKSGHLLSQPFNSSTPVLYYNKDAFKKAGLDPEQPPKTWQDLAAYTAKLKASGMKCGYASGWQGWIQIENFSAWHGLPVATKNNGFDGADAVLEFNKPEQVKHIALLEDLNKKGDFSYFGRKDESTEKFYNGDCAITTASSGSLADIRHYAKFNYGVGMMPYDADVKGAPQNAIIGGASLWVMQGKNKEMYKGVAEFLNFLAQPENAAEWHQKTGYLPITKAAYDLTRQQGFYEKNPGADIATRQMLNKPPLPFTKGLRLGNMPQIRTVVDEELESVWTGKKTPQQALDSAVERGNQLLRRFEQSTKS, from the coding sequence ATGACAGCTTCGTTACGACGTACAGCAATTTGTGTGGCTCTGGGATGGGCGCTGAGCAGCCAGGCGATGGCCGCCACCACCATTCCGTTCTGGCATTCGATGGAAGGCGAACTGGGTAAAGAGGTGAATTCACTGGCGCAACGGTTTAACGAGGCGCACCCGGAGTACAAAATCGAGCCGGTCTACAAAGGTAACTACGAGCAGAGCCTCGCGGCCGGGATCGCCGCTTTCCGTACCGGCAATGCGCCCGCGATTTTGCAGGTTTACGAAGTAGGCACCGCCACCATGATGGCGTCCAAAGCCATCAAGCCTGTGTACGAAGTGTTTAACGACGCTGGCATTAAATTCGATGAGTCGCAGTTTGTGCCGACGGTTGCCGGTTACTACACCGACGCGAAAAGCGGCCATCTGCTCTCCCAGCCGTTTAACAGCTCCACGCCTGTGCTCTACTACAACAAAGACGCTTTCAAAAAAGCGGGCTTAGACCCGGAGCAGCCGCCGAAAACCTGGCAGGATCTCGCAGCCTATACCGCGAAGCTGAAAGCCTCTGGCATGAAGTGCGGCTACGCCAGCGGCTGGCAGGGCTGGATCCAGATTGAAAACTTCAGCGCCTGGCATGGCCTGCCGGTCGCCACCAAAAACAATGGCTTTGACGGCGCTGACGCGGTGCTGGAATTCAACAAGCCGGAGCAGGTGAAGCATATCGCCCTGCTTGAAGACCTGAATAAGAAAGGCGATTTCAGCTACTTCGGGCGCAAGGATGAGTCCACCGAGAAGTTCTACAACGGCGATTGCGCCATCACTACCGCCTCTTCCGGTTCGCTCGCGGATATCCGCCACTACGCCAAATTCAATTACGGCGTGGGCATGATGCCCTATGACGCCGACGTGAAAGGCGCGCCGCAGAACGCCATTATCGGCGGGGCGAGCCTGTGGGTGATGCAGGGCAAAAACAAGGAGATGTATAAAGGCGTGGCGGAGTTCCTGAACTTCCTCGCGCAGCCGGAAAATGCCGCCGAATGGCACCAGAAAACCGGTTACCTGCCTATCACTAAAGCCGCTTACGATCTGACCCGCCAGCAGGGCTTCTATGAGAAGAACCCGGGCGCGGATATCGCGACGCGTCAGATGCTGAACAAGCCGCCGTTGCCGTTCACCAAAGGGCTGCGTCTGGGCAATATGCCGCAGATCCGCACCGTGGTTGACGAAGAGCTGGAAAGCGTCTGGACCGGCAAGAAAACCCCGCAGCAGGCGCTGGATTCCGCCGTTGAGCGTGGTAATCAGCTGTTGCGCCGCTTCGAGCAGTCGACGAAATCGTAA
- the livF gene encoding high-affinity branched-chain amino acid ABC transporter ATP-binding protein LivF yields MENVMLSFDRVSAHYGKIQALHEVSLHIRQGEIVTLIGANGAGKTTLLGTLCGDPRASTGKIIFDGKDITDWQTAKIMREAVAIVPEGRRVFSRMTVEENLAMGGFFADRPQYQERIQRVYDLFPRLHERRIQRAGTMSGGEQQMLAIGRALMSQPRLLLLDEPSLGLAPIIIQQIFDTIEQLRKEGMTIFLVEQNANQALKLADRGYVLENGHVVLEDTGEALLANEAVRSAYLGG; encoded by the coding sequence ATGGAAAACGTGATGTTATCTTTTGACAGGGTGAGCGCGCACTACGGCAAAATCCAGGCGCTGCATGAAGTCAGTCTGCATATTCGCCAGGGTGAAATCGTCACCCTGATCGGCGCGAACGGCGCCGGTAAAACCACGCTGCTCGGCACGCTGTGCGGCGACCCGCGCGCGAGCACCGGGAAAATCATCTTTGATGGTAAAGACATTACCGACTGGCAGACCGCGAAAATCATGCGCGAGGCGGTGGCGATTGTGCCGGAAGGCCGCCGGGTCTTTTCCCGTATGACGGTGGAAGAGAACCTGGCGATGGGCGGCTTCTTCGCCGATCGCCCGCAGTATCAGGAGCGCATTCAGCGCGTGTACGATCTCTTTCCGCGCCTGCACGAGCGCCGCATCCAGCGCGCCGGGACGATGTCCGGCGGCGAACAGCAGATGCTGGCGATTGGCCGCGCGCTGATGAGCCAGCCGCGCCTGCTGCTGCTTGACGAACCGTCGCTTGGCCTGGCGCCGATCATCATCCAGCAGATTTTCGACACCATCGAGCAGCTGCGCAAAGAGGGGATGACGATTTTCCTGGTCGAGCAGAACGCCAACCAGGCGCTGAAGCTCGCCGATCGCGGCTACGTGCTGGAGAACGGTCACGTAGTGCTGGAAGACACCGGCGAGGCGCTGCTTGCCAACGAAGCGGTGCGCAGCGCGTATCTCGGCGGTTGA
- the panM gene encoding aspartate 1-decarboxylase autocleavage activator PanM: MKLTILRLHTLSEQDKIDLAKIWPEYPSESLRLDENHRIYAARFNDRLLGAVRVTLRGTEGAMDSLRVREVTRRRGVGHYLIEETIRDNPSMTDWWVMDIGVEDYNVMNAFMQTLGFAAQQDGWVKRLEA; this comes from the coding sequence ATGAAACTCACCATTCTTCGTCTGCATACCCTGAGCGAACAGGACAAAATCGACCTCGCGAAAATCTGGCCGGAATATCCTTCTGAATCGTTACGTCTTGATGAGAACCATCGAATTTATGCCGCGCGCTTTAACGACCGGCTGCTGGGCGCGGTGCGTGTGACGCTGCGCGGCACCGAAGGCGCGATGGATTCCCTGCGGGTGCGCGAAGTGACGCGCCGGCGCGGCGTCGGGCATTACCTGATTGAAGAGACGATCCGCGATAACCCGTCGATGACAGACTGGTGGGTGATGGATATTGGCGTGGAAGATTACAACGTGATGAACGCGTTTATGCAGACGCTCGGATTTGCGGCGCAGCAGGATGGCTGGGTGAAGCGGTTAGAGGCGTAA
- a CDS encoding high-affinity branched-chain amino acid ABC transporter permease LivM yields the protein MKPMHFVAALLAAAMFFLLAGIFMGVQLELDGTRLVVDTADSIRWEWIAIGTGVVFLFQLLRPLFQKGLKNVSGPKFILPAIDGSTVKQKLFLVALLLVAVAWPFMVSRGTVDIATLTMIYVILGLGLNVVVGLSGLLVLGYGGFYAIGAYTFALLNHYYGLGFWTCLPLAGLVSAAAGFLLGFPVLRLRGDYLAIVTLGFGEIVRILLLNNTEITGGPNGISQIPKPTFFGLEFSRTAREGGWDTFSNFFGVKYDPSDRVIWLYLVALLLVVFSLFVINRLLRMPLGRAWEALREDEIACRSLGLNPTRIKLTAFTISAAFAGFAGTLFAARQGFVSPESFTFAESAFVLAIVVLGGMGSQFAVILAAILLVVSRELMRDLNEYSMLVLGGLMVLMMIWRPQGLLPMTRPQLKLKNGVSSKGEQA from the coding sequence ATGAAACCGATGCATTTTGTGGCGGCGCTGCTGGCCGCCGCCATGTTCTTCCTGCTGGCAGGCATTTTTATGGGCGTTCAGCTGGAGCTGGACGGCACGCGTCTCGTGGTCGATACCGCCGACAGCATTCGCTGGGAGTGGATCGCCATCGGCACCGGCGTGGTCTTTTTATTCCAGCTCCTGCGCCCGCTGTTCCAGAAGGGCCTGAAAAACGTCTCCGGTCCGAAGTTTATTCTGCCGGCGATTGACGGCTCGACGGTGAAACAGAAACTGTTCCTGGTGGCGCTGCTCCTGGTCGCCGTGGCGTGGCCGTTTATGGTGTCGCGCGGGACGGTGGATATCGCTACGCTCACCATGATTTACGTGATTCTGGGCCTCGGCCTGAACGTGGTAGTAGGCCTTTCCGGCCTGCTGGTGCTGGGCTACGGCGGTTTCTACGCTATCGGCGCTTATACCTTCGCGCTGCTGAATCACTACTACGGGCTGGGCTTCTGGACCTGTCTGCCGCTGGCGGGCCTGGTGTCCGCCGCCGCCGGTTTTCTGCTCGGCTTCCCGGTGCTGCGCCTGCGCGGCGACTATCTGGCGATCGTGACCTTAGGCTTTGGCGAAATCGTGCGTATTTTGCTGCTGAATAACACGGAAATTACCGGCGGCCCGAACGGCATCAGCCAGATCCCGAAACCGACCTTCTTCGGCCTGGAGTTCAGCCGCACCGCGCGCGAAGGCGGCTGGGATACCTTCAGCAACTTCTTCGGCGTGAAGTATGACCCGAGCGACCGCGTGATTTGGCTCTATCTGGTGGCGTTGCTGCTGGTGGTGTTCTCGCTGTTTGTGATTAACCGTCTGCTGCGTATGCCGCTCGGCCGCGCCTGGGAAGCGCTGCGCGAGGATGAGATCGCCTGCCGTTCGCTCGGCCTGAACCCGACGCGCATCAAACTGACCGCGTTTACCATCAGCGCCGCGTTCGCGGGCTTCGCCGGAACGCTGTTTGCGGCGCGCCAGGGCTTTGTCAGCCCGGAATCGTTCACCTTCGCGGAATCCGCGTTCGTGCTGGCGATTGTGGTGCTGGGCGGCATGGGCTCGCAGTTCGCGGTGATCCTGGCGGCTATCCTGCTGGTGGTGTCGCGCGAGCTGATGCGTGATTTGAACGAATACAGCATGCTGGTGCTGGGCGGCCTGATGGTGCTGATGATGATCTGGCGTCCGCAAGGGTTGCTGCCGATGACGCGCCCGCAGCTGAAACTGAAAAATGGTGTGAGCAGTAAAGGAGAGCAGGCATGA
- a CDS encoding aromatic amino acid transport family protein encodes MSENTTSASLWASRERAASSSKSLSFVEGVAMIVGTNIGAGVLSIAYASSKAGFMPLLFWLALVGVLTTITMLYVAEATLRTRAHLQLSGLAGRYVGRIGAWLMFASVCVNSVGALTAYMTGSGKLLSSLIGVSPAIGSLIFFIPAAGILWLGLKAIGRGEKFISIGMVVMIAVLVVATLLHESTQMRWLLDGDWRYMVPVFNVTAFCFAAQYIVPEMARGFADKPEKLPKAIIVGMVITFTLLALVPLSVIALSGLDNISEVATISWGRALGEWAFFSANIFALCAMLTSYWGLGGSFLTNIFDKFRLGDDAQPLKRLGVLAVVALPPFALAYSGLVSFVNALYFAGVFSGVILSIMPILILRGARRRGEITPRWQCSWSTHPLIQGLIVLLYVASAIYAVLSAFGYLPAGW; translated from the coding sequence ATGTCTGAGAACACCACTTCCGCCTCACTGTGGGCGTCCCGAGAGCGGGCAGCGTCATCCTCTAAATCCCTGAGCTTCGTTGAAGGCGTCGCGATGATCGTCGGCACCAACATCGGGGCGGGCGTACTCTCCATCGCCTACGCCTCCAGCAAAGCGGGCTTTATGCCGCTCCTCTTCTGGCTCGCCCTCGTCGGCGTATTGACCACTATCACCATGCTGTATGTCGCGGAAGCGACGCTGCGCACCCGCGCGCATTTACAGTTAAGCGGCCTCGCCGGGCGCTATGTCGGGCGCATCGGCGCCTGGCTGATGTTCGCGTCGGTATGCGTTAACAGCGTCGGCGCGCTCACCGCCTACATGACCGGCAGCGGCAAACTGCTCAGCTCGCTTATCGGCGTCTCGCCCGCCATCGGCAGCCTGATTTTCTTTATTCCGGCGGCGGGCATTCTCTGGCTCGGGCTGAAGGCAATCGGGCGCGGCGAGAAATTTATCAGTATCGGCATGGTGGTGATGATTGCGGTGCTGGTAGTCGCCACGCTTTTGCATGAATCGACGCAGATGCGCTGGCTGCTGGATGGCGACTGGCGCTACATGGTGCCGGTGTTTAACGTCACCGCGTTCTGCTTCGCCGCGCAGTACATTGTGCCGGAGATGGCGCGCGGGTTTGCCGACAAACCTGAAAAGCTGCCGAAAGCGATTATCGTCGGGATGGTCATTACCTTTACGCTGCTGGCGCTGGTGCCGCTGTCGGTTATCGCGCTGAGCGGGCTTGATAATATCTCTGAAGTGGCGACCATCTCCTGGGGCCGGGCGCTCGGCGAGTGGGCGTTCTTTTCCGCCAATATTTTCGCGCTGTGCGCGATGCTCACCTCCTACTGGGGGCTTGGCGGCAGTTTCCTGACCAATATCTTCGACAAATTTCGTCTCGGCGACGACGCGCAGCCGCTTAAACGCCTCGGCGTGCTGGCGGTCGTGGCGCTGCCGCCGTTCGCGCTGGCCTACAGCGGACTGGTCTCTTTTGTGAACGCGCTCTACTTTGCAGGCGTCTTCAGCGGCGTGATCCTCTCCATTATGCCTATTCTTATTTTGCGCGGCGCGCGCCGCCGCGGGGAGATAACGCCCCGCTGGCAGTGTAGCTGGAGCACGCATCCGCTCATCCAGGGGCTGATTGTGCTGCTCTATGTCGCCAGCGCGATTTACGCGGTGCTCTCCGCCTTCGGTTATCTGCCCGCAGGCTGGTAA